The Streptomyces sp. NBC_00440 genome contains a region encoding:
- a CDS encoding SpoIIE family protein phosphatase: MGERKASFGSSRGRRFSLPGVRSVAGQMFVLQVVVVAVLIVAAVVALALQVRRNRTMDARHRTLDVAQAFAQAPGTAAALTSANPTAILQPRAEKVRKSTDIDFVVVFSTTGIRYTHPDPKLIGKHVVGPYKSAITHGAFTRTFTASQGPAVDSIVPVMRPDGKVVGLVSVAITVADVESAANRQLPVLLGAAAGVLVLAAGSSVLVSRRLRRQTHGLGPAEMTRMYEHHDAVLHAVREGVVIVDQDGRLLLANDEARRLLELPADAEGRPVAELGLAPAVAELLGSLRPASDEVHRAGDRLLGVNVRPAADGGGRPAMYVATLRDTTELAALTGRAEMARGRLTLLYEAGVRIGTTLDAKRTAEELAEVTMPRFADLVTVDLADAVVQGQELGWASTEMHRVALRGVRADAPVAPVGDVVQLIPTTQQTEGPAPDRGGLIADLRTEQDWRTHDPERAAMILDHGLHSLIAVPLLARGTVLGRACFWRSEQAQPFEADDLSFAEELAARAAVCLDNARRFTREHGVAVALQRSLLPRGLSGQTAVEAAHRYLPAQAGVGGDWFDVIPLPGARVALVVGDVVGHGLHAAATMGRLRTAVHNFSALDLAPDELLGYLDELVVRIDADEGTGDEWPGVTGATCLYAVYDPVAGHCRVARAGHLGPALVHPDGTVTFPDVPLSPPLGLGGQPFEIAELSLAEGSQLVLYTDGLVEDRDRDVDTGLDLLREALTGHPGRGPEQTCQAVIDSVLLPQPSDDVALLVARTRLLGPGQVAEWEVPSDPAAVASVRNDASRQLADWGLDEIAFTTELILSELITNAIRYGTPPVRVRLLRDRTLICEVSDGSSTSPHLRQAKSTDEGGRGLFLVARLAQHWGTRYTPTGKVIWTEQALHNGTGEVNLDLADLFLEHGVPPDDLGDDESP; encoded by the coding sequence ATGGGTGAGCGCAAGGCGTCGTTCGGGTCCTCGCGGGGGCGCCGTTTCTCGCTGCCGGGTGTACGCAGCGTCGCGGGCCAGATGTTCGTCCTGCAGGTGGTTGTCGTGGCGGTGCTGATCGTGGCCGCGGTGGTGGCGCTCGCGCTGCAGGTCCGGCGCAACCGCACGATGGACGCCCGCCACCGGACGCTCGACGTGGCCCAGGCCTTCGCACAGGCACCCGGCACGGCAGCAGCGTTGACCAGCGCCAATCCGACCGCGATCCTGCAGCCGCGGGCCGAGAAAGTCCGTAAGTCGACCGACATCGACTTCGTCGTGGTGTTCAGCACGACAGGGATCCGCTACACCCATCCCGACCCGAAACTGATCGGCAAGCATGTCGTCGGCCCGTACAAGTCAGCCATCACGCACGGCGCCTTCACCCGGACCTTCACCGCGAGCCAGGGCCCCGCCGTGGACTCGATCGTCCCCGTCATGCGACCCGACGGGAAGGTCGTGGGCCTGGTGTCGGTCGCGATCACGGTGGCGGACGTGGAGAGCGCGGCGAACCGCCAGCTGCCGGTGCTGCTGGGCGCGGCGGCGGGGGTACTGGTGTTGGCGGCAGGCAGCTCGGTACTGGTGTCGCGTCGGCTGCGGCGGCAGACCCACGGGCTGGGGCCGGCGGAGATGACGCGGATGTACGAGCACCATGACGCGGTGCTGCACGCGGTGCGGGAGGGCGTGGTGATCGTCGACCAGGACGGGCGGCTGCTGCTGGCCAACGACGAGGCGCGGCGCTTGCTGGAGCTGCCCGCGGACGCGGAGGGGCGACCCGTCGCGGAGTTGGGGCTGGCACCGGCTGTGGCGGAGCTGCTCGGCTCGCTGCGGCCGGCGAGCGACGAGGTGCACCGGGCAGGGGACCGGCTGCTGGGCGTCAATGTGCGGCCGGCGGCGGACGGCGGCGGACGGCCGGCGATGTATGTGGCAACGCTGCGGGACACCACGGAGCTTGCAGCGCTGACGGGGCGGGCGGAGATGGCACGGGGGCGGCTGACGCTTCTGTACGAGGCGGGGGTACGGATCGGGACCACCTTGGACGCGAAGCGCACGGCGGAGGAACTGGCGGAGGTGACGATGCCGCGGTTCGCGGACCTCGTCACCGTCGACCTGGCCGATGCCGTGGTGCAGGGGCAGGAGCTGGGGTGGGCAAGCACGGAGATGCACCGGGTGGCCCTGCGCGGGGTACGGGCCGACGCGCCGGTGGCCCCGGTCGGCGATGTGGTGCAGTTGATCCCCACGACACAGCAGACGGAGGGGCCGGCCCCGGACCGAGGGGGCCTGATCGCCGATCTGCGTACCGAGCAGGACTGGCGAACCCACGATCCCGAGCGTGCGGCGATGATCCTCGACCACGGCCTCCATTCGCTGATCGCGGTGCCGCTGCTGGCCCGCGGGACGGTGCTGGGCAGGGCCTGCTTCTGGCGCTCGGAGCAGGCGCAGCCGTTCGAGGCGGACGATCTGTCCTTCGCCGAGGAGCTGGCCGCCCGGGCAGCCGTGTGTCTGGACAACGCCCGTCGCTTCACCCGGGAGCACGGCGTGGCCGTCGCTCTGCAGCGCAGCCTGCTGCCCCGTGGGCTGTCCGGGCAGACGGCGGTGGAAGCCGCCCACCGTTATCTGCCCGCCCAGGCCGGCGTGGGCGGGGACTGGTTCGACGTCATCCCCCTGCCCGGGGCCCGGGTGGCTCTGGTGGTGGGCGACGTGGTCGGGCACGGGCTGCACGCCGCGGCCACCATGGGCCGGCTACGGACGGCGGTGCACAACTTCTCGGCCCTGGACCTGGCGCCCGACGAACTGCTGGGATACCTGGACGAGTTGGTCGTCCGGATCGACGCCGACGAGGGCACAGGCGACGAATGGCCCGGGGTGACCGGGGCGACCTGCCTGTACGCCGTCTACGACCCGGTGGCCGGCCACTGCCGGGTGGCCCGGGCGGGCCACCTCGGGCCCGCACTGGTGCATCCGGACGGCACGGTCACGTTCCCGGATGTGCCGCTCTCCCCGCCGCTCGGGCTCGGCGGCCAGCCGTTCGAGATCGCCGAACTGTCCCTTGCCGAGGGCAGCCAGCTGGTGCTGTACACCGACGGGCTCGTGGAGGACCGCGACCGGGACGTCGACACGGGTCTGGACCTGCTGCGGGAAGCCCTGACCGGGCACCCCGGGCGGGGCCCGGAGCAGACCTGCCAGGCGGTCATCGACTCCGTCCTGCTGCCGCAGCCCAGCGACGACGTCGCGCTGCTGGTGGCCCGCACCCGTCTGCTGGGCCCGGGACAGGTGGCCGAGTGGGAGGTGCCGTCCGATCCGGCGGCGGTCGCGTCCGTACGCAACGACGCCAGCCGGCAGCTGGCGGACTGGGGGCTGGACGAGATCGCCTTCACCACCGAACTGATCCTGTCGGAGCTGATCACGAACGCCATCCGGTACGGCACGCCTCCGGTACGGGTACGGCTGCTGCGGGACCGCACCCTGATCTGCGAGGTCTCGGACGGTTCCAGCACGTCCCCGCACCTGCGCCAGGCGAAGTCCACTGATGAGGGCGGCCGCGGACTGTTCCTGGTTGCCAGACTCGCGCAGCACTGGGGCACTCGGTACACCCCGACCGGCAAGGTCATCTGGACCGAACAGGCTCTGCACAACGGCACCGGGGAAGTGAACCTCGACCTCGCCGACCTCTTCCTCGAACACGGGGTACCGCCCGATGACCTCGGCGATGACGAGAGTCCGTGA